In a genomic window of Desulfobacterales bacterium:
- a CDS encoding cytosine deaminase: MDLIVRNARLADREKLVDLAVRAGTFAEIGPGLKIQAQTEINADGHLVCPPFIDPHLHLDAALTAGIPRYNISGSHPEGIQVWGEYKNAYPQFEDFKDRARRAIEWEVAQGTLYIRTHIDICDPGLTALKYMLQLREEVSDIAEIQIVAFPQDGILSYSKAPDLLREALTLGADLVGGIPHCEWTREDGVASIGIVYALAEEFDRMIDVHCDETDDEHSRFLEVLASEAIKRGFEHRVSAGHTTAMHSYNNAYAFKLQGLLSRAGVNIIANPFDNTVLQARFDTYPKRRGITRVKELLAAGINVSLGHDSIMDPWYPLGKGDMLAAAQLAIHVCHMSGFDEMQQMFDTITINSAKTFGIADSYGIAPGCRADFVILDARSVLDALRLCPARLTVAKSGRVVAETQPSQSRIQYGKEQKPIDFQYHR; the protein is encoded by the coding sequence ATGGATCTTATTGTCAGAAATGCCCGCCTGGCGGATAGGGAAAAACTGGTCGATCTGGCTGTTCGGGCCGGTACTTTTGCTGAAATAGGTCCCGGACTCAAGATCCAGGCCCAAACCGAAATTAATGCCGACGGACATCTGGTCTGCCCGCCCTTTATCGATCCGCATTTGCATCTGGATGCCGCGCTGACCGCTGGAATCCCACGCTACAATATCAGCGGCAGCCACCCGGAAGGTATCCAGGTATGGGGTGAATATAAAAATGCCTATCCCCAATTTGAAGATTTTAAAGATCGCGCGCGGCGAGCTATTGAGTGGGAAGTTGCCCAGGGCACGCTTTACATCCGCACCCATATCGATATCTGCGACCCCGGCCTGACGGCTCTAAAATACATGCTACAGCTGAGGGAAGAAGTCAGCGATATCGCCGAAATCCAGATCGTGGCCTTTCCGCAGGACGGCATCCTTTCCTATTCCAAGGCACCGGATTTGTTACGCGAAGCCTTAACGCTGGGCGCCGATCTGGTCGGCGGCATCCCCCATTGTGAATGGACCCGGGAAGATGGCGTTGCATCCATCGGTATCGTCTATGCGCTGGCGGAAGAATTTGACCGTATGATCGACGTGCATTGTGATGAAACCGATGATGAACATTCGCGTTTTCTTGAAGTGCTGGCCTCTGAGGCAATCAAACGCGGTTTTGAACATCGCGTCTCAGCCGGCCATACCACCGCCATGCACTCCTATAACAACGCTTATGCATTTAAACTTCAGGGTTTGTTGAGTCGCGCCGGAGTGAATATTATCGCCAATCCTTTTGATAACACGGTGCTGCAGGCGCGCTTTGACACCTACCCGAAACGCCGCGGCATAACGCGGGTCAAGGAACTACTGGCCGCCGGCATCAATGTCAGTCTGGGCCACGATTCCATTATGGATCCCTGGTATCCGCTGGGTAAAGGCGATATGCTGGCGGCGGCCCAGCTGGCCATCCATGTTTGTCATATGTCGGGCTTTGACGAAATGCAGCAGATGTTTGATACGATTACCATCAATTCGGCCAAAACCTTCGGTATCGCCGATTCCTATGGTATTGCGCCCGGTTGCCGGGCTGATTTTGTCATTTTGGATGCCCGCAGCGTGCTGGATGCGCTGCGCCTGTGCCCGGCGCGTTTAACGGTGGCCAAATCCGGCCGTGTGGTGGCTGAAACCCAGCCGTCACAGAGCCGGATTCAGTATGGCAAAGAGCAAAAACCGATTGATTTCCAATATCATCGTTAG
- a CDS encoding PLP-dependent aspartate aminotransferase family protein, with product MQKSTRCVHSGTAKDPLTRGLNTPIFTSSSFEYLDTDHNVYPRYFNIPNQKAVVDKLCALENAEDGLLFSSGMAAISTAMLAFLGSGDHVVLQKDIYGGTHHFVTADFKRFGIEFTFVSNEADDIEKAVTANTKIIYIETPSNPLLLVTDIASTAQIAKHHNALSIIDNTFATPINQNPLDLGIDIVAHSGTKYLGGHSDLCCGAVVTRRELADKIAATAANLGGSMNAMTCYLLERSLKTLGVRVDKHNRNAQIIAEHLQKDARIQKVFYPGLEDHPGHVLAKKQMRGFGGMLAFELGGQSPEHFLKNLKVITPALSLGGVETIICSPATTSHQKISAAERAELGITDNTLRLSVGIEDPDDIIADIDRALSG from the coding sequence ATGCAAAAAAGCACCCGTTGCGTTCACAGTGGTACCGCCAAAGACCCCCTTACCAGAGGCCTTAACACACCCATCTTTACCTCCTCGTCTTTTGAATATCTGGATACCGACCACAACGTGTATCCACGCTACTTTAACATTCCCAATCAAAAAGCGGTGGTCGACAAACTCTGCGCCCTGGAAAATGCCGAAGACGGCCTGCTGTTCAGCTCGGGCATGGCGGCCATCAGCACGGCCATGCTGGCCTTTCTCGGCAGTGGCGATCACGTTGTGCTGCAAAAAGATATTTACGGCGGCACCCATCATTTTGTAACCGCAGATTTTAAGCGCTTCGGCATCGAATTTACCTTTGTTAGCAATGAGGCTGACGACATTGAAAAAGCGGTCACAGCAAACACCAAAATCATTTACATTGAAACGCCATCCAACCCGCTGCTGCTGGTTACCGACATCGCATCTACCGCTCAAATCGCCAAACATCACAATGCGTTGAGCATCATTGACAACACCTTTGCAACGCCGATCAATCAAAATCCGCTGGATCTGGGTATCGACATTGTGGCCCACAGCGGCACCAAGTATCTGGGCGGCCACAGCGATTTGTGCTGCGGCGCGGTTGTCACACGCCGGGAACTCGCCGATAAAATCGCGGCAACCGCCGCTAATCTGGGCGGCAGCATGAACGCCATGACCTGTTATCTGCTGGAAAGAAGTTTAAAAACCCTGGGGGTCAGGGTCGATAAACACAACCGCAATGCCCAGATCATCGCCGAACATCTGCAAAAAGACGCACGCATTCAAAAAGTCTTTTATCCCGGTCTGGAAGACCACCCGGGACATGTGTTGGCCAAAAAGCAAATGCGCGGCTTTGGCGGCATGCTGGCATTTGAATTGGGCGGGCAGTCACCGGAACACTTCTTAAAAAACCTGAAAGTGATCACTCCGGCCCTTAGCCTCGGCGGGGTGGAAACCATTATCTGTTCACCGGCAACCACATCCCATCAGAAAATCTCTGCGGCCGAACGCGCTGAACTGGGAATTACCGACAACACCCTGCGTCTGTCGGTGGGCATCGAAGATCCGGATGACATCATTGCGGATATTGACAGGGCTTTGTCCGGTTAG
- a CDS encoding DUF427 domain-containing protein, whose product MKALRDDLVLAESDQTIVIEGNHYFPPESIKTEYFQKSDKHTTCPWKGQASYYHIVIGDKVEQNAAWYYPEPRDKAKQIKNYVAFYKSVVEIS is encoded by the coding sequence ATGAAAGCTTTGCGCGATGATCTGGTTCTGGCAGAAAGCGATCAGACGATTGTCATCGAAGGCAACCATTATTTTCCGCCGGAATCCATCAAAACAGAATATTTTCAAAAAAGCGATAAACACACCACCTGCCCCTGGAAAGGTCAGGCCAGCTATTATCACATCGTCATCGGTGATAAGGTCGAGCAGAATGCAGCCTGGTATTATCCGGAGCCCAGGGACAAGGCTAAGCAGATCAAAAATTACGTGGCTTTTTACAAAAGCGTCGTGGAAATCTCATAA
- a CDS encoding GlsB/YeaQ/YmgE family stress response membrane protein — protein sequence MGILSWIILGLVVGIIAKLLMPGKDPGGIFMTIILGIAGAIGGGFISSAIGFGKVTGFDFRSLVIAVGGAVLLLIIYRKFKK from the coding sequence ATGGGAATTCTATCATGGATTATTCTAGGGCTGGTTGTGGGAATTATCGCCAAATTGCTGATGCCCGGCAAGGATCCGGGCGGTATTTTTATGACCATTATCCTTGGGATTGCAGGCGCTATTGGTGGCGGTTTTATCAGCTCGGCAATCGGTTTCGGCAAGGTCACCGGCTTTGATTTTCGCAGCCTGGTCATTGCCGTCGGTGGCGCTGTACTCCTGCTCATTATTTACAGAAAGTTTAAAAAATAA
- a CDS encoding ABC transporter substrate-binding protein yields MKPILKFIVGLLILIIGAADAPAGVKNPDTFILATYGTLRTLDPAACYDTTGSQRILNIYEPLIFFDGSKTEAFIPVLATQVPSLENGAISADGTTYVFTIRKGVKFHSGAELTPQDVAYSFKRNMIVDPDGGPMWMLLEALTGKNSTRDENGKIWPGIFKMIDYAISATDDKVIIRLPRPYPPLLGILANSSSVVINRQWAIANGCWDGRIDQAAKFNNPAPGHEPLSKVANGTGAFRFKSWEPSKQFVFERFDGYWGTKPKLKRTIVKYVKEWSTRKLMLQNGDADRVTVDIPYVPEVKAMRGLKIFNVPQLSVSFALFCQKIDPTGNPNIGSGRLDGNGIPSDFFSDIHVRKAFLHAMDRETYRQDVFDNLVIMPTSPNIEGLPYHITVPHYAFDLDKAREHLQKAWDGRVWDNGFKMVITYNSGNAMREAAAMMLSENIMSLNPKFSIEIRNVEWKDYLVEYRSYRYPIFITGWAADYADPHNFLHTFMHSRGVYGRFMAYKNDTVDRLCEAGIVTVEPDKRAEIYTRLQHLWYEEAIGIPLYQQINIRAYRDWVDGYVPNAMLTDAWEDLKRLQK; encoded by the coding sequence ATGAAACCCATACTGAAATTCATTGTCGGACTACTCATTCTTATTATCGGTGCTGCGGATGCACCGGCCGGCGTTAAAAATCCGGATACCTTTATTTTGGCCACTTACGGTACCCTGCGTACCCTGGACCCGGCCGCTTGCTATGATACCACTGGCAGCCAGCGTATCTTGAATATCTACGAGCCCCTCATCTTTTTTGATGGATCCAAAACCGAAGCATTCATTCCCGTTTTGGCCACACAGGTCCCATCGCTTGAAAACGGCGCTATTTCAGCTGACGGGACCACCTATGTGTTTACCATCCGTAAGGGTGTTAAATTTCATAGCGGCGCTGAACTCACCCCGCAGGATGTGGCTTACTCGTTTAAGCGCAACATGATAGTGGATCCCGATGGTGGCCCCATGTGGATGCTGCTCGAGGCCCTGACCGGCAAAAATTCGACCCGCGATGAAAACGGTAAAATCTGGCCGGGTATTTTTAAAATGATCGATTATGCCATCAGCGCCACAGATGACAAGGTGATCATCCGTCTGCCCAGGCCCTATCCGCCGCTGCTGGGAATTCTGGCCAACTCTTCGTCGGTGGTTATCAATCGGCAATGGGCCATTGCTAACGGATGCTGGGACGGCCGTATCGACCAGGCGGCAAAATTCAATAACCCGGCACCTGGCCATGAGCCATTGTCAAAAGTGGCCAACGGTACCGGTGCATTTCGCTTTAAGTCCTGGGAGCCTTCCAAGCAATTCGTTTTCGAGCGCTTTGACGGATACTGGGGCACCAAGCCCAAGCTCAAAAGAACGATTGTCAAATATGTAAAAGAATGGAGCACCCGCAAGCTCATGCTGCAAAACGGCGATGCAGACCGGGTGACGGTGGACATCCCCTATGTGCCAGAAGTTAAGGCCATGCGGGGATTAAAGATCTTCAACGTGCCCCAGCTATCAGTATCATTTGCGCTTTTCTGCCAGAAAATTGATCCGACGGGCAATCCCAACATCGGCAGTGGCCGCCTCGACGGCAACGGTATTCCGTCGGATTTTTTTTCCGATATTCATGTCCGCAAAGCGTTTTTACACGCCATGGATCGCGAAACCTATCGCCAGGATGTCTTTGATAATCTGGTGATCATGCCCACCAGCCCGAACATTGAAGGGCTGCCGTATCATATAACCGTGCCACATTATGCCTTTGATTTGGATAAGGCCCGGGAGCACCTGCAGAAGGCCTGGGACGGCCGGGTATGGGACAACGGGTTCAAAATGGTGATCACCTACAATTCGGGCAATGCCATGCGCGAGGCGGCTGCGATGATGCTGTCTGAAAACATCATGTCGCTCAACCCCAAATTCAGCATTGAGATTCGAAACGTCGAGTGGAAGGATTATCTGGTTGAATATCGCAGCTATCGATACCCGATTTTTATAACCGGCTGGGCAGCCGATTATGCGGACCCCCATAACTTTTTACACACCTTTATGCACTCACGAGGGGTTTACGGCAGATTTATGGCATACAAAAATGATACCGTCGACCGGCTGTGTGAGGCTGGTATTGTCACGGTTGAACCGGATAAACGCGCTGAAATATACACCCGTCTGCAGCATCTGTGGTACGAAGAAGCCATCGGTATCCCGCTGTACCAGCAGATCAATATCCGTGCATACCGCGATTGGGTGGACGGCTATGTGCCCAATGCCATGCTCACCGATGCCTGGGAAGATCTTAAACGCCTCCAAAAATAA
- a CDS encoding M48 family metalloprotease — translation MLPSKALAKTTHRIAFAVILSAGILFSTNACTVKVRPIEPGTIPKIDAMAPGESAYGQKIFDDLCDDHELNSDPKRMNKLVTIFDELIQAAEADHLPWHLHLFDDPEIVDVRAVHGNYVFVWSGFLDAAQNNDEIAAVMSCEIAHVLARHTYPVEFTLWTDVFFDVAELATSIAILQATQGAVMISGRGWMKWAYVELADLDALDREYNLKEEQEATEIAMLIMERAKYSPDAMLTFWQRIEEDEALRKKAKPLKRDLSALERTKLIEELLPQTAAQPQTSPQKQPHIPDEMQSSQRDFNSVKRTVQ, via the coding sequence ATGCTACCATCAAAAGCCCTTGCCAAGACCACCCATCGTATCGCATTTGCGGTCATACTGTCCGCCGGGATTCTTTTTTCGACAAATGCCTGCACCGTCAAAGTGCGCCCCATTGAACCCGGCACCATCCCCAAAATAGATGCCATGGCTCCAGGCGAATCCGCATATGGTCAAAAAATATTTGACGATTTGTGCGATGATCATGAGTTGAATTCCGACCCGAAGCGCATGAATAAGCTCGTGACCATTTTTGACGAGCTAATACAGGCCGCCGAAGCCGACCACCTTCCCTGGCACCTGCATCTTTTTGACGATCCGGAAATCGTCGATGTCCGCGCAGTTCACGGCAACTATGTTTTTGTATGGTCCGGCTTTCTGGATGCCGCCCAAAACAACGATGAGATCGCCGCCGTCATGTCTTGTGAAATTGCCCACGTGCTGGCCCGGCATACGTATCCGGTGGAATTTACCCTGTGGACAGATGTATTTTTTGATGTGGCCGAATTGGCCACCAGCATTGCCATCCTGCAGGCCACTCAGGGTGCGGTGATGATTTCAGGCCGGGGCTGGATGAAATGGGCCTATGTCGAGCTGGCAGATCTGGATGCGCTTGACCGCGAATACAATTTAAAAGAGGAGCAGGAAGCGACGGAAATTGCGATGCTGATTATGGAGCGTGCCAAGTACTCACCGGATGCGATGCTCACATTCTGGCAGCGTATTGAAGAGGACGAAGCCCTGCGCAAAAAGGCAAAGCCGCTCAAACGCGATCTTTCTGCGCTGGAGCGCACTAAACTGATAGAAGAGCTGTTACCGCAAACGGCAGCACAGCCGCAGACATCACCTCAGAAACAACCCCACATCCCGGACGAAATGCAATCCAGCCAGCGCGACTTTAATTCCGTAAAACGCACCGTTCAATGA
- a CDS encoding aldo/keto reductase: MRYKLLGKSGLRVSELCLGTMTFGDDWGWGSSKNESRSVYDAFVESGGNFIDTADLYTNGTSESFLGEFMASDRERIVLATKYTNTAPGSDPNAAGNQRKNMMQSVEASLQRLKTDYIDLYWLHVWDFTTPVEEVMRAFDDLVRQGKVLYIGISDAPAWIVARANMLAELRGWTSFVGLQIEYSLIERTSERELLPMARELDLGVTAWSPLAGGLLTGKYAPDANSDGAEKRLEHPMMAPLVDIDERKQAIAATVAEIADAIGKTAAQVALNWLRQQPGVVIPIIGARRLSQLKDNLACVEFSLDEEHLQRLNDVSRIELGFPHDFFTNELVQNFAFGGMRDLIDNHRQF, translated from the coding sequence ATGCGGTACAAACTTTTGGGGAAAAGCGGTTTAAGGGTTTCTGAGCTTTGTCTGGGAACCATGACCTTTGGAGACGATTGGGGCTGGGGGTCATCAAAAAACGAAAGCCGGTCAGTGTATGATGCGTTTGTGGAATCCGGCGGAAATTTCATTGACACCGCAGATCTTTACACCAACGGCACCAGCGAAAGTTTTTTAGGTGAATTCATGGCATCCGATCGTGAGCGCATCGTGCTGGCCACCAAATATACCAACACCGCTCCCGGCAGCGATCCCAACGCCGCAGGCAATCAGCGCAAAAATATGATGCAGTCCGTCGAAGCCAGCCTGCAGCGACTCAAAACAGACTATATCGATCTTTACTGGCTGCACGTTTGGGATTTTACGACACCCGTAGAAGAGGTCATGCGCGCTTTTGACGATCTGGTGCGCCAGGGAAAGGTTTTGTATATCGGCATTTCGGATGCACCGGCCTGGATAGTTGCCCGGGCCAACATGCTGGCCGAATTGCGTGGCTGGACCTCGTTTGTCGGTCTGCAGATTGAGTACAGCCTGATTGAGCGCACCTCGGAGCGAGAACTGTTGCCCATGGCCCGCGAACTGGATCTTGGTGTTACGGCGTGGTCGCCGCTGGCCGGCGGACTGCTGACCGGCAAATACGCGCCCGACGCAAATTCGGACGGTGCAGAAAAGCGGCTGGAACATCCCATGATGGCGCCGCTGGTTGATATCGATGAGCGCAAACAGGCCATTGCCGCAACAGTGGCAGAGATTGCGGATGCGATCGGTAAGACGGCGGCCCAGGTGGCCCTGAACTGGCTGCGTCAGCAGCCCGGTGTGGTGATTCCAATTATTGGTGCGCGTCGTTTGTCCCAGTTAAAAGACAATCTGGCCTGCGTAGAGTTCTCTCTTGACGAAGAACACCTGCAAAGACTCAACGATGTCAGCCGGATTGAACTGGGCTTTCCCCATGATTTCTTCACAAATGAGCTGGTGCAAAATTTTGCTTTTGGCGGCATGCGGGACTTGATTGATAACCATCGACAATTTTAA
- a CDS encoding PAS domain S-box protein, which translates to MDKHPTTKELTDRIKALEEELQQRIKTEAELRELEQQYKLMFNKARDAIFIIQDNLIRFANRRAKTVLGYSDEELSTTAIAELIHPKDKALVLERHQKKLKGGKVPVTHSFRVISKKGRQIWVEHTAVRILWKGQPATLNFVRNITQKRKLDAQLQFTARLEAIGTLAGGIAHAFNNLLMGIQGHASLLLMDIDAKHPHYEDLTKIETAVEEGAELTQQLMGYARKGRYRSRAIAINEIIEKTSHTFQKMKKEITIYKDFTQRPHTIEADQGQIEHMLLNLYINAADAMPDGGDILLKTKNVTHRDIKSHLYEPKPGKYLKITVSDKGMGIDKKIQHRIFDPFFTTKKTGKGTGLGLASVYGIVKSHDGYINVESQKGRGTAFYIYLPAGVQKKSKR; encoded by the coding sequence ATGGATAAACACCCGACAACCAAAGAATTAACGGACAGAATCAAAGCGCTCGAAGAAGAATTGCAGCAGCGGATCAAAACAGAAGCGGAGCTTCGCGAGTTGGAGCAGCAGTATAAGCTTATGTTTAATAAAGCCCGGGATGCCATTTTCATCATTCAGGACAACCTGATTCGATTTGCCAATCGACGCGCGAAAACGGTTCTGGGCTACAGCGATGAGGAGTTATCCACCACAGCAATTGCCGAGCTCATTCACCCTAAAGACAAAGCTCTGGTGCTTGAGCGTCATCAGAAAAAATTAAAAGGTGGAAAAGTCCCGGTCACCCATTCTTTCAGGGTTATCAGCAAAAAGGGCAGGCAAATATGGGTGGAGCACACTGCGGTGCGGATTCTCTGGAAAGGGCAGCCAGCCACTTTAAATTTTGTCCGCAATATTACCCAAAAAAGAAAACTGGACGCTCAGCTCCAGTTTACGGCCCGCCTGGAAGCCATCGGCACTCTGGCAGGCGGGATTGCGCATGCATTTAACAACCTTTTGATGGGTATCCAGGGGCACGCATCATTGCTGCTGATGGATATCGACGCTAAGCATCCCCATTACGAGGATTTAACAAAAATCGAAACCGCCGTTGAGGAAGGCGCTGAACTCACCCAGCAGTTGATGGGTTATGCGCGCAAGGGAAGGTATCGCTCCAGAGCAATTGCGATCAACGAAATTATTGAAAAGACCTCTCACACATTTCAAAAAATGAAAAAGGAAATCACTATCTACAAAGATTTTACCCAGCGGCCGCATACCATTGAAGCCGACCAGGGCCAGATAGAACATATGCTGTTAAATCTTTATATTAATGCAGCAGACGCAATGCCGGATGGGGGGGATATACTTCTTAAAACCAAAAATGTGACCCACCGGGATATCAAAAGCCATCTTTATGAGCCGAAACCGGGGAAATACCTTAAGATCACGGTTTCGGACAAAGGCATGGGGATCGACAAAAAAATTCAGCACCGGATCTTTGATCCCTTTTTTACAACCAAAAAAACCGGCAAAGGCACCGGTCTTGGATTGGCATCGGTTTATGGGATCGTAAAGAGCCACGATGGTTATATTAATGTGGAGTCCCAAAAAGGGCGCGGCACCGCATTTTATATATATCTACCGGCTGGGGTTCAAAAGAAATCAAAGAGATAA
- the pncA gene encoding bifunctional nicotinamidase/pyrazinamidase: protein MVTVKSSASTAEKIGVIVVDMQGDFTTYKNGSLAADGTDQAFVEKVAKTTQMLKEKGYPIFATQDWHPPEHVSFYSNHAGKKPFETIQLEGRTQVLWPPHCVQKTPNAEVLLDQNLFVAIVKKGKDKRYDSYSGFKDDGGAETEMDQILKQNGIQELIIYGIATDYCVKLTALDAVDAGYKVTVVEGLSKGVAADTTAVALEEMKAKDISLLKEIQ, encoded by the coding sequence ATGGTGACGGTTAAAAGTTCAGCCAGCACGGCTGAGAAAATAGGCGTCATTGTTGTCGACATGCAGGGCGATTTTACCACATACAAAAACGGCTCCCTTGCGGCCGATGGAACAGACCAGGCGTTTGTTGAAAAAGTGGCGAAAACCACACAGATGCTCAAAGAAAAAGGGTATCCGATTTTTGCCACCCAGGACTGGCACCCGCCCGAGCATGTATCTTTTTATTCGAATCATGCCGGCAAAAAGCCATTCGAGACCATCCAGCTCGAAGGTCGCACCCAGGTGCTGTGGCCACCGCATTGCGTTCAGAAAACCCCAAACGCGGAAGTTCTGTTGGATCAGAATCTGTTTGTGGCGATTGTCAAAAAAGGAAAAGATAAACGCTACGACAGCTATTCCGGCTTCAAGGATGACGGCGGTGCTGAAACAGAGATGGATCAGATTTTAAAGCAAAACGGTATCCAGGAGCTGATTATCTACGGCATTGCCACCGATTATTGTGTAAAACTTACCGCCCTTGATGCCGTCGACGCCGGGTATAAAGTGACGGTGGTTGAGGGTTTGTCCAAAGGCGTGGCAGCGGATACCACGGCAGTAGCCTTAGAAGAAATGAAGGCCAAAGACATTTCCCTGCTTAAAGAGATACAATAG
- a CDS encoding ABC transporter ATP-binding protein, giving the protein MEKILELKNLKKHYAIQGGVLRREIGAVRALDGIDLAIYRGECLGVVGESGCGKTTAGKAIVRLFKPTDGHIYYTPADAASKGTADLARINRSRIKKLGLRSKFQMVFQDPTTSLDPRMLVKHIVAEPIKTLQRMGGRELEDRVLTLLEQVGLTRDHLLRYPHEFSGGQRQRIAVARAIATDPEFIVLDEPTSALDVSVQSQILNLLKSLQQRLQLTYMFVTHHLLVVKYISDRVAVMYLGKIMELADTGVIFSRPLHPYTHALLSAIPIPDVAPPQQRIVLSGDVPDPASPPAGCRFHTRCPFVIDHCRAEEPTLEAAASGHRVACHRQHEMTRLIADTFGNP; this is encoded by the coding sequence ATGGAAAAAATACTCGAGTTGAAAAATCTGAAAAAGCACTATGCCATTCAAGGGGGTGTACTGCGTAGGGAAATTGGTGCTGTCAGGGCGCTGGATGGCATCGATTTGGCTATCTACCGCGGAGAATGTCTGGGGGTGGTGGGCGAATCGGGCTGCGGCAAAACCACTGCCGGAAAGGCCATAGTGCGTCTCTTCAAGCCCACCGACGGCCATATCTATTACACCCCCGCCGATGCGGCATCCAAAGGGACAGCCGACCTGGCGCGCATAAACAGGTCCCGTATTAAAAAACTGGGCCTGCGCAGCAAATTTCAGATGGTTTTCCAGGACCCAACCACCTCCCTGGATCCGCGCATGTTGGTCAAACATATCGTTGCCGAGCCCATTAAAACATTGCAACGCATGGGCGGTCGCGAACTTGAAGACCGGGTGCTGACTCTACTCGAGCAGGTGGGGTTAACCCGCGATCACCTGCTGCGCTACCCACATGAATTTTCCGGGGGACAGAGGCAACGAATTGCCGTTGCCCGGGCAATTGCCACGGACCCGGAGTTTATCGTGCTCGATGAACCCACCTCAGCCCTGGACGTATCGGTGCAGTCTCAGATTCTTAATCTGTTAAAATCTTTGCAACAAAGGTTGCAATTGACCTATATGTTTGTCACCCATCATCTTCTGGTGGTCAAATACATCAGTGACCGGGTGGCGGTAATGTATTTGGGTAAAATCATGGAACTGGCCGATACCGGTGTGATTTTTTCCAGACCCTTGCATCCGTATACGCATGCCCTGCTGTCAGCGATCCCGATACCAGATGTTGCCCCCCCACAGCAACGCATTGTATTGAGCGGCGATGTGCCCGATCCTGCCAGCCCGCCGGCAGGATGCCGTTTTCATACCCGTTGCCCGTTTGTCATTGATCATTGCCGGGCAGAAGAGCCAACACTTGAAGCGGCTGCAAGCGGCCATCGGGTTGCCTGCCATCGACAGCATGAAATGACCCGACTGATTGCCGATACTTTTGGTAATCCTTGA
- a CDS encoding ABC transporter ATP-binding protein codes for MAKLLETENLVTNFYTYEGVVKALNKVSLVVDHGATFGLVGESGCGKSVTVRSIMRIVPEPGRIEGGKVIVYLDEKRQAAGMDLLAQSEAFMESLRGDRISMIFQEPNAALNPTMSIGDQVAESFLFHQKQKLCATVLNELESADCRTFPPLKQYLKAVYGFATRQPDGLLLQLLARIPIIQRWQSHLKKEARQRAVGIMAKLGLSNPEQIADQYPHNLSGGMKQRIVIAIALACNPVLLIADEATSNLDVTIQAQILELLRQLKHEVISSILLITHDLGVVAETCDRVGVMYAGNLCEVADVKDLFQRPLHPYSRALLDAVPKFSMEDGLKSIDGHVPNLVMPPGGCRFHPRCPHAMAVCQEAFPEMTEIGKNHLVACYWAAAEK; via the coding sequence ATGGCGAAATTGTTAGAGACTGAAAATCTGGTGACCAACTTCTACACCTATGAGGGTGTGGTCAAAGCGCTTAACAAAGTGAGCCTGGTGGTGGATCATGGTGCCACCTTTGGGCTGGTAGGTGAATCCGGCTGCGGTAAAAGTGTCACGGTGCGCTCCATCATGCGCATTGTGCCGGAGCCGGGACGCATTGAAGGCGGCAAGGTCATTGTCTATTTAGATGAAAAACGACAAGCAGCGGGCATGGATCTGCTGGCGCAATCTGAGGCCTTTATGGAAAGCTTGCGCGGGGATCGGATTTCCATGATCTTTCAAGAGCCCAATGCGGCCCTGAACCCCACCATGAGCATTGGGGATCAGGTGGCTGAAAGCTTTTTATTTCATCAAAAACAGAAATTGTGCGCAACCGTCCTCAATGAGCTTGAATCAGCTGATTGTCGCACCTTTCCACCGCTTAAACAATATTTAAAGGCTGTTTATGGTTTTGCTACCCGGCAGCCGGATGGCCTGCTGCTTCAGCTGCTGGCACGGATTCCAATAATACAACGCTGGCAGAGTCATCTGAAGAAAGAAGCCAGACAGCGCGCGGTTGGAATTATGGCCAAACTGGGTCTGTCCAATCCCGAACAGATTGCAGATCAATATCCCCATAATCTATCCGGCGGCATGAAGCAGCGTATCGTTATTGCTATCGCGCTGGCCTGCAACCCTGTATTGCTTATAGCCGATGAGGCCACTTCCAATCTGGACGTGACCATTCAAGCCCAGATCCTGGAGCTTCTGCGACAGCTAAAACATGAAGTGATTTCCTCTATTTTACTGATCACCCATGACCTGGGTGTGGTGGCCGAAACCTGTGATCGGGTCGGTGTCATGTATGCCGGCAATTTGTGTGAAGTGGCCGATGTCAAAGACCTTTTCCAGCGACCGTTGCACCCATATAGCCGGGCATTGCTGGATGCGGTCCCCAAATTTTCTATGGAAGATGGCCTGAAAAGCATTGACGGCCATGTGCCCAATTTGGTGATGCCGCCGGGCGGCTGCCGGTTCCACCCCCGCTGCCCGCACGCGATGGCGGTTTGCCAGGAGGCTTTTCCCGAAATGACCGAGATTGGAAAAAATCACCTGGTGGCCTGCTATTGGGCCGCAGCGGAAAAGTGA